Proteins from a genomic interval of Medicago truncatula cultivar Jemalong A17 chromosome 3, MtrunA17r5.0-ANR, whole genome shotgun sequence:
- the LOC25489184 gene encoding (3S,6E)-nerolidol synthase 1 yields MDVTYVKQALIFKQVYKKLVKIEDPMESFYLIDIIQRFGIEHYFTEEIKVALEKLHLILNNNPIDFVSSHELYEVALAFRLLRQGGHYVNADLFDSLKWNKRMLKEKHGEDVKGLITLYEASQLSIDGEDSLNDVGYLCRELLHGWLSRNQEHNEAIHVANTLQNPLHYGLSRFMDKSTFIHDLKAEKDLICLEELAKINSTMVRFMNQNETIEVSKWWKELGLAKEVKFSGYQPLKWYTWPMACFTDPNFSEQRVELTKPISLIYVIDDLFDVHGTLDQLTILTDAVNRWEITGTEQLPNFMKVALNALYDITNNFAEMVYKKHGFNPIDTLKKSWILLLNAFMEEAHWLNSGHLPRAEDYLNNGIVSTGVHVVLVHAFFLLDHVNGITKQTIDILDEKFPNVIYSVAKILRLSDDLEGAKSGDQNGLDGSYLDCYMSEHQDVSGEDVQRYVAHMISNEWKCLNHEILVANQFSSSFSNFCLNAARMVPLMYHYKSNPSLSNLQEHVKSLINVGVGRD; encoded by the exons ATG GACGTTACATATGTCAAACAAGCTTTGATATTCAAGCAAGTTTATAAGAAACTTGTTAAAATCGAAGATCCGATGGAaagtttttatttgattgatatTATCCAAAGGTTTGGCATTGAACACTACTTTACCGAGGAGATCAAAGTGGCTCTTGAAAAACTACATTTGATATTGAACAACAATCCTATTGATTTTGTAAGTAGCCATGAACTCTATGAAGTTGCACTTGCATTCCGCTTGCTGAGACAAGGAGGCCATTACGTAAATGCAG ATTTATTTGACAGCTTGAAGTGGAACAAAAGAATGTTGAAAGAAAAACATGGTGAAGACGTGAAAGGTCTCATTACCCTTTACGAAGCATCACAACTAAGTATTGATGGAGAAGATAGTCTTAACGATGTAGGATATCTCTGCCGTGAGCTTCTACATGGATGGCTATCAAGAAACCAAGAACATAATGAAGCTATACATGTTGCAAACACTCTTCAGAATCCACTTCACTATGGCTTGTCAAGATTCATGGATAAAAGCACATTCATCCATGATTTGAAGGCTGAGAAGGATTTGATATGTTTAGAGGAACTTGCTAAAATCAATTCCACCATGGTTAGGTTCATGAATCAGAATGAGACCATTGAGGTTTCCAA ATGGTGGAAAGAACTTGGACTAGCCAAGGAGGTGAAGTTTTCTGGGTATCAACCTCTCAAATGGTACACATGGCCCATGGCATGCTTTACAGATCCAAACTTTTCAGAACAAAGGGTTGAACTCACCAAACCTATCtctttaatttatgttattgatgaccTTTTCGATGTTCACGGGACATTGGACCAACTTACAATACTCACAGACGCTGTTAACAG GTGGGAAATCACTGGTACAGAGCAACTTCCAAACTTCATGAAAGTAGCTTTGAATGCACTTTACGACATTACCAATAATTTTGCTGAAATGGTCTACAAAAAGCATGGATTCAACCCTATAGACACTCTCAAAAAATCG TGGATACTCTTATTGAACGCTTTCATGGAAGAGGCCCATTGGTTGAATTCTGGACACTTGCCAAGAGCAGAGGATTACTTGAACAATGGAATTGTGAGCACTGGAGTGCATGTTGTGCTTGTACATGCATTCTTCCTGTTGGATCATGTTAATGGTATAACAAAGCAAACAATTGATATCTTGGATGAAAAGTTTCCAAATGTCATATATTCAGTGGCCAAAATTCTTCGTCTCTCTGATGATTTAGAAGGAGCTAAG AGTGGAGATCAAAATGGTCTTGACGGGTCATATCTTGATTGCTACATGAGTGAACACCAAGATGTTTCCGGTGAAGACGTGCAAAGATATGTTGCTCACATGATTTCAAATGAATGGAAATGTCTCAATCACGAAATTCTGGTCGCAAATcaattttcatcatcattttccAATTTTTGTCTCAATGCTGCTAGAATGGTTCCCCTCATGTACCACTATAAGAGCAATCCAAGCCTCTCTAATCTCCAGGAACATGTCAAGTCATTGATTAATGTTGGTGTTGGACGCGATTAG